The following are encoded together in the Flavihumibacter fluvii genome:
- a CDS encoding sensor histidine kinase translates to MNFILFVLKRNAYFLLAAAWLFTIGFILNNYFSGGSSTPYLQNGMENRIRKLERKFSDIVADTVLLKVLAEGSYREQQLDDLTKLDISLFVYKPAAHDSWNLAFWSNQQAEPNSDIIYSHDNHQLIKLSNGQYEYIRKLVPLARETLLVVALVPIRKEYFIQNNNLKTQFVGFPNAENSVNLTEVETEFPVRCISGKNLFYLQPKNIYTSHTANEWAIMVSVFGLALLLIVIHNMANSIGERYGFIKGLLFLTGTIVLLRSMTYIFKEALSWRAYELFDPSIYSSNAFLPTLGDLLINVFLFCWILLFIYRKSDAVNLRPLRNKFFHWPLVAFGAFLMVVITFSFAVVIKSLIADARISFNVTNVFSLNIYSVLGFVVLATLALSYFLASSIILRWLKPLLEQNVVVFYALLSGIGLLVITFIRTNNLVELNIFVLLWLLVYVWLMRQSIVRSMDTRWSVSLLLLWIFLYSVSISLIIIGENSRIEMEQRKRTAEKLSLQADPTSDRLLSIALAYFDNDFLYNNFDRFRFASSNKYLKDSLINKNFSAYLNKYDTRLYTFDATEKPLYNEDPVSYDTLNTIFRIEGKPTNVTDMRYYEKGFDRFSYISRKMVTDSTGVGVGYIFILSDPKKYKSDALVPELFRARKDFLPDEYSPIYSYAIYNNNELVDYYNNYPFPTRLSASQVPRNNFTQRQSSNYDELWYRDNNKVVVIARRDNLWLESITLVAYLFSTFLLLLGLFRLTSMLVRSRLRLDNLKQELQMNLRTQIHGTIIFISLFSFLVIGGAIIFFFINRYNKNKQDQLSKAIQIMTNEVQTKIDSRSFLDYMIKLYEEGYNELLENLVQEVSEIHGTDINIYDLNGELRLSSNPFIYDKGILSVRMNPQAYYKLHRQRFIQCTEEERMGSITYQSIYSPVRDEKGNAYAYLNMPSFDSQDELKKEISNFLMTIINLNVFIFLIAGVIALFITNRITSSFSLISEKMRAVSLGQHNDAIDWHREDEIGELVKEYNKMVLKLEESAAALAKSEREGAWREMARQVAHEIKNPLTPMKLSIQYLEKAIDNNTVDVKQLTRNVAHTLVEQIDHLSKIASEFSQFANISNVHNEVFDLHEILYSLSHLYESSEQVNFSWKPVSRKVMVDADRTQLNRLFTNLLQNAVEATMNNADPMVSMEEHVENNMIIVRVKDNGQGIPEAMQSKIFTPNFTTKTSGTGLGLAMSKGIVEQAKGRIWFETRENAGTVFFVELPLEGELA, encoded by the coding sequence ATGAATTTTATCCTTTTTGTACTTAAAAGAAATGCCTACTTCCTGCTGGCAGCAGCATGGTTATTTACTATTGGGTTTATTCTTAATAATTATTTTTCCGGCGGCTCCTCAACGCCTTACCTGCAAAACGGGATGGAAAACCGGATCAGGAAACTGGAGAGAAAGTTCAGTGATATCGTTGCGGATACTGTATTACTCAAAGTGCTGGCTGAAGGCAGCTATCGGGAACAGCAGCTTGATGATCTCACAAAACTTGATATAAGCCTTTTTGTCTATAAGCCGGCTGCGCATGATAGCTGGAACCTTGCATTCTGGAGCAACCAACAGGCAGAGCCCAACAGCGACATCATTTATTCCCATGATAACCACCAGCTGATCAAGCTCAGCAATGGTCAGTATGAATACATCCGGAAACTGGTGCCGCTTGCCAGGGAAACCCTGTTGGTGGTGGCATTGGTGCCTATCCGCAAGGAATATTTTATCCAGAATAATAACCTGAAAACCCAGTTTGTGGGTTTCCCGAATGCAGAGAATAGTGTTAATCTTACGGAAGTTGAAACGGAATTCCCTGTTCGGTGCATCAGCGGAAAAAACCTGTTTTACCTGCAGCCTAAAAATATCTATACCAGCCATACTGCCAATGAATGGGCGATCATGGTTAGTGTTTTTGGACTGGCATTATTACTGATCGTTATACATAATATGGCGAATAGTATCGGCGAGAGATACGGTTTCATCAAAGGGCTGCTATTCCTGACAGGTACGATTGTTTTACTCAGGTCAATGACCTATATATTCAAGGAAGCGCTTTCATGGCGTGCCTATGAATTATTTGATCCCTCCATTTACAGTTCAAATGCCTTTCTGCCAACCCTTGGCGACCTGCTGATCAATGTATTCCTGTTCTGCTGGATACTTTTATTTATTTATAGGAAAAGTGATGCGGTTAACCTGCGGCCTTTACGGAACAAATTCTTCCATTGGCCCCTGGTGGCTTTCGGCGCATTTTTAATGGTCGTCATCACTTTTTCATTTGCCGTGGTGATCAAGAGCCTGATTGCTGATGCGCGTATTTCTTTCAATGTGACCAATGTGTTCAGCCTGAATATCTACAGTGTTTTAGGTTTTGTGGTACTGGCTACCCTGGCATTGAGTTATTTCCTGGCATCGTCTATCATACTTCGCTGGCTGAAACCCCTGCTTGAGCAAAATGTTGTTGTATTTTATGCATTGCTCTCCGGCATTGGCCTGCTGGTCATTACTTTTATCCGCACCAATAACCTGGTAGAGCTTAATATATTTGTGTTGTTGTGGTTGCTGGTATATGTATGGTTGATGCGGCAATCTATTGTGCGGTCCATGGATACCCGCTGGTCGGTATCGCTGCTGTTGTTGTGGATATTCCTGTACTCAGTATCCATTTCACTCATTATTATCGGCGAGAACAGCCGTATTGAAATGGAGCAGCGTAAGCGCACAGCTGAAAAACTTTCCTTACAGGCTGATCCGACAAGTGACAGGTTGCTCAGTATTGCACTGGCTTACTTCGACAATGATTTTTTGTATAATAATTTTGACCGCTTCCGGTTCGCTTCCTCCAATAAATATTTAAAGGATAGCCTGATTAATAAGAATTTCAGCGCCTACCTCAATAAGTACGATACCCGTTTGTATACTTTTGATGCCACAGAAAAGCCCCTGTATAATGAGGACCCGGTATCCTATGACACACTTAATACGATTTTCCGTATTGAAGGGAAGCCCACGAATGTAACCGATATGCGGTACTATGAAAAAGGGTTTGACCGCTTCTCCTATATCTCCCGCAAGATGGTGACAGATTCCACGGGAGTGGGCGTTGGATATATCTTCATTTTGTCGGATCCTAAGAAATACAAAAGTGATGCTTTGGTACCGGAACTCTTCAGGGCAAGGAAGGATTTCCTGCCGGATGAATATTCCCCCATTTACAGTTATGCGATCTATAATAACAATGAACTGGTGGATTATTATAATAATTATCCTTTCCCTACACGCTTGAGCGCCAGCCAGGTTCCCCGAAATAATTTTACCCAGCGGCAATCTTCCAACTATGATGAATTATGGTACCGTGATAACAATAAGGTAGTGGTCATTGCCCGACGCGATAATCTCTGGCTGGAATCCATCACACTGGTCGCCTACCTGTTCAGTACCTTTTTATTGTTACTGGGTTTGTTCCGGCTCACCAGCATGCTGGTAAGGTCGCGCCTCAGGCTCGACAACCTGAAACAGGAATTGCAGATGAACCTGCGCACGCAAATCCATGGAACGATCATTTTCATCAGCCTGTTTTCTTTCCTGGTTATCGGTGGCGCTATTATATTCTTCTTCATCAACAGGTATAATAAGAACAAGCAGGACCAGCTGAGTAAGGCCATCCAGATCATGACCAATGAGGTTCAAACCAAGATCGACAGCCGGTCTTTCCTGGATTATATGATCAAATTGTATGAAGAAGGGTACAATGAATTGCTGGAGAACCTGGTGCAGGAAGTGTCTGAGATCCATGGAACAGACATCAATATTTATGACCTTAACGGTGAGTTGCGTTTGTCCTCTAACCCCTTTATTTATGACAAGGGGATATTGAGCGTTCGGATGAATCCGCAGGCCTATTATAAGTTGCACCGGCAAAGGTTTATTCAATGCACAGAAGAAGAAAGGATGGGCAGCATTACGTACCAGAGCATCTATTCCCCGGTGCGTGATGAGAAGGGGAACGCGTATGCCTACCTGAATATGCCGTCTTTTGATTCACAGGATGAACTTAAAAAGGAGATCTCCAATTTTTTAATGACCATCATCAACCTCAACGTTTTCATTTTCCTGATCGCCGGAGTGATCGCCCTGTTCATTACGAACCGGATTACCTCGTCATTCTCGCTCATCAGTGAAAAGATGCGTGCAGTGAGCCTTGGCCAGCATAATGATGCGATCGACTGGCACCGGGAAGATGAGATAGGGGAACTGGTGAAAGAATACAATAAGATGGTGCTGAAACTGGAAGAGAGTGCTGCCGCGCTGGCGAAAAGCGAAAGGGAAGGGGCCTGGCGTGAAATGGCACGGCAGGTGGCCCATGAGATCAAGAATCCGCTCACACCCATGAAACTGAGCATTCAATACCTGGAGAAAGCCATTGATAATAATACGGTCGATGTGAAGCAACTCACCAGGAATGTTGCACATACCCTTGTAGAGCAGATTGATCACTTATCGAAGATAGCTTCTGAGTTTTCGCAGTTTGCCAATATCAGTAATGTGCATAATGAAGTGTTCGACCTGCATGAAATATTGTACTCATTATCGCATTTGTATGAATCCAGCGAGCAGGTAAATTTCAGCTGGAAACCGGTATCGCGTAAAGTAATGGTGGATGCAGACAGGACGCAATTGAACCGGCTTTTCACCAACCTGCTGCAGAATGCGGTTGAAGCCACCATGAACAATGCAGATCCCATGGTGAGCATGGAAGAGCACGTAGAAAATAATATGATTATTGTTCGCGTCAAAGACAATGGCCAGGGTATTCCCGAAGCCATGCAGTCCAAAATCTTTACGCCTAACTTTACTACAAAGACTTCCGGCACCGGGCTGGGACTGGCAATGAGCAAGGGTATTGTGGAACAGGCCAAAGGCCGTATATGGTTTGAAACCCGTGAAAATGCCGGCACGGTGTTTTTTGTGGAACTCCCTCTTGAGGGTGAACTGGCCTGA
- a CDS encoding AraC family transcriptional regulator — protein MHKIILLFDISEQYGQSLLLGIVKYFKENSSALFCRMPLYYRETLGINGIVKFAREWGAQGIVAQLDNTKQVKKIADSGIHLILEDFRERFDDFPNITGGYFEAGQMGAEYFVKKGFKNFAFYGFKNIVWSRERSEGYESYLHNLGFDVYHFEHEELHTTNLWYYKPSALSKWLQSLPKPIAIMACDDARGQHITEACKHADIRIPDDVIVLGVDNDEMTCNLSDPPLSSVNLDTEKGGYEAARLMDLMIQGKIKKPQNVMVMPTYIVTRQSTDIAAASDEHISLALNYIHKNLENEIHVSDVLGQVPISRRSLEKRFLEVTGTSVYKYIFKLRMQRFSQRLLETDKRISEIALDAGFTLTNNISRQFKQIHGCTPGEYRKKHLPRK, from the coding sequence ATGCATAAGATTATTTTATTGTTTGATATTTCTGAGCAATATGGACAGAGCCTGCTGTTGGGTATTGTAAAGTATTTCAAGGAAAACAGTTCTGCCTTGTTTTGCAGGATGCCCCTCTATTATCGTGAAACGCTTGGAATCAATGGGATTGTAAAATTTGCCAGGGAATGGGGCGCGCAGGGTATTGTTGCACAACTGGATAATACAAAACAGGTAAAAAAAATTGCCGACTCCGGTATTCATCTTATCCTGGAGGACTTCCGGGAAAGGTTTGATGACTTTCCTAATATAACCGGTGGTTATTTTGAAGCCGGGCAAATGGGGGCAGAATATTTTGTAAAGAAAGGGTTTAAGAATTTCGCTTTTTACGGGTTTAAAAACATTGTATGGTCGCGCGAAAGGTCCGAGGGGTATGAATCTTACCTGCATAACCTTGGTTTTGATGTCTATCATTTTGAACATGAAGAATTGCATACCACCAACCTTTGGTATTATAAACCATCGGCATTGAGTAAGTGGTTGCAATCATTGCCTAAGCCGATTGCGATCATGGCCTGCGATGATGCCCGCGGACAGCATATCACCGAAGCCTGTAAACATGCTGATATCAGGATTCCTGATGATGTTATTGTGCTGGGTGTGGACAATGATGAAATGACCTGTAACCTTTCTGACCCACCTTTGTCGAGTGTTAACCTTGATACTGAAAAAGGAGGCTATGAAGCGGCAAGGCTGATGGACTTGATGATCCAGGGGAAAATAAAAAAGCCGCAGAACGTAATGGTGATGCCGACGTATATCGTCACCAGGCAATCTACTGATATCGCAGCAGCTAGTGATGAGCATATTTCACTGGCGCTGAATTACATCCATAAAAACCTGGAGAATGAAATCCACGTGAGTGATGTATTGGGCCAGGTTCCGATTTCCAGGCGCTCCCTGGAGAAGAGATTCCTGGAAGTTACCGGCACCAGTGTATATAAATACATATTCAAATTAAGGATGCAGCGGTTTTCGCAGCGCTTGCTGGAAACAGATAAAAGGATCTCTGAAATTGCCCTTGATGCCGGGTTTACCTTAACAAATAATATTTCGCGACAGTTCAAGCAGATCCATGGATGTACACCCGGGGAATACAGGAAGAAACACCTGCCCCGCAAATAG
- a CDS encoding DNA polymerase/3'-5' exonuclease PolX, with protein MMDNYAIADQFSLLAKLMDIHGDNPFKAKSYSAAAFAIEKLPVQLSGTPTEKIASFKGIGDSAAKKITELLQTGQLSTLNELVAKTPPGILEMMQIKGLGPKKIATIWKEMGLESLGELLYACNENRLLMYKGFGEKTQESVKQAIQFYFQHQGHFLYAEIEPYAQQIVKVLQENFPVQQTALAGEILRQNDIITHLQLLTTIPTDTLIKFLQDQHFNITSSDPHITATGPEGISLGFIPAGKDQFVSQLFVSSCNEPFLQAFKQNTDFNEDQVYDTEAAIFSKYGLQYIPFNQRELPANILLAKQHSLPATIQVSDIKGIIHSHSNWSDGLHTLEVMANACITKGYEYLVISDHSRSAFYANGLSAERIREQHALINELNKKLAPFRIFKSIECDILTDGSLDYEDDVLNSFDLVITSVHSNLKMTEEKAMQRLLKAIQHPATTILGHMTGRLLLSRPGYPVDHRLIIDACAAHRVVIEINAHPRRLDIDWSWIPYAMEKGCLLSIDPDAHQVEGFDDVRFGVISAQKGGLTASNNLSSFSRTELETFLQQQATKRK; from the coding sequence ATGATGGACAATTATGCGATCGCCGACCAATTCAGCCTCCTGGCCAAACTGATGGATATCCATGGTGACAATCCCTTCAAGGCCAAATCCTATTCTGCCGCAGCCTTTGCTATAGAAAAACTGCCCGTCCAGTTATCCGGAACGCCCACTGAAAAAATCGCCTCCTTTAAAGGTATAGGCGACAGTGCCGCAAAAAAAATCACCGAGCTTCTGCAGACCGGACAACTCTCTACCCTCAACGAACTGGTCGCCAAAACCCCGCCGGGAATTTTGGAAATGATGCAGATCAAAGGACTTGGTCCAAAAAAAATCGCCACCATCTGGAAGGAAATGGGACTCGAATCCCTAGGTGAATTATTATATGCCTGCAATGAAAACCGCCTGCTGATGTATAAAGGCTTCGGTGAAAAAACACAGGAAAGCGTAAAACAGGCCATCCAGTTTTATTTCCAGCACCAGGGGCATTTCCTTTATGCAGAAATCGAACCCTATGCCCAACAGATTGTAAAAGTGTTGCAGGAAAATTTCCCGGTGCAGCAAACTGCACTGGCCGGGGAAATCCTCAGGCAAAATGATATCATAACCCACCTGCAATTGCTCACAACGATTCCAACGGATACCTTAATTAAGTTCCTGCAGGACCAGCATTTCAACATAACAAGTTCCGATCCCCATATTACTGCAACCGGACCAGAAGGCATCAGCCTTGGTTTTATACCGGCCGGTAAAGACCAATTCGTTAGCCAGTTGTTTGTATCCTCCTGCAATGAGCCCTTTCTGCAAGCCTTCAAACAAAACACAGATTTCAACGAAGACCAGGTTTATGATACAGAAGCAGCTATTTTTTCAAAATACGGCCTGCAATACATCCCGTTTAACCAAAGAGAACTGCCGGCCAATATCCTGTTGGCCAAACAGCATTCGTTGCCAGCCACTATCCAGGTTAGTGATATTAAAGGCATCATCCATTCGCACAGCAATTGGAGCGATGGACTCCACACACTTGAGGTAATGGCTAATGCCTGTATCACAAAGGGCTATGAATACCTGGTGATCAGTGACCACAGCCGCTCTGCATTTTATGCCAACGGCTTATCGGCAGAACGGATCCGGGAACAGCATGCCCTGATTAATGAGCTCAATAAAAAACTGGCGCCCTTCCGCATCTTTAAAAGTATCGAGTGCGATATCCTTACAGATGGCAGCCTCGATTATGAAGATGACGTGCTAAACAGCTTTGACCTCGTGATTACATCAGTACACAGCAACCTGAAAATGACAGAAGAGAAGGCCATGCAACGCCTCCTTAAAGCCATTCAGCATCCAGCCACGACCATCCTTGGCCATATGACCGGCAGGCTGTTACTAAGCCGGCCAGGTTACCCGGTAGACCACCGTTTGATCATTGATGCCTGTGCAGCCCACCGGGTAGTGATCGAAATCAACGCCCACCCGAGAAGATTAGATATTGACTGGAGCTGGATTCCGTATGCGATGGAAAAAGGTTGCCTCCTGTCCATCGATCCCGATGCCCACCAGGTGGAGGGTTTTGATGATGTGCGGTTTGGAGTGATCAGCGCGCAGAAAGGCGGACTAACGGCCAGCAATAACCTAAGCAGTTTTAGTCGTACTGAACTGGAAACTTTCCTGCAACAGCAAGCCACAAAAAGAAAATAG
- the mazG gene encoding nucleoside triphosphate pyrophosphohydrolase translates to MSTEKAAVQFVRLQEIMDELREKCPWDRKQTIQTLRQQSIEELYELTDAISAEDWKGIKEELGDLFLHLVFYAKIGAEQQQFTLEDVLAGINEKLISRHPHIYGDVVVKDEDDVKRNWEQLKLKEGKKSVLSGVPKSLPAIVKAMRLQEKARQVGFEWDNATQVWDKVQEEMAELQEAVAAGNADSMEDEFGDLVFSLINYARFLQLDAEHSLERTNKKFIWRFTQMEARATAKGLQLQDMSLAEMDALWNEIKAEKSAH, encoded by the coding sequence ATGAGTACTGAAAAAGCCGCCGTGCAGTTTGTTCGTTTGCAGGAAATTATGGATGAGTTGCGCGAAAAATGCCCCTGGGATAGAAAACAGACCATCCAAACCCTTAGACAACAATCCATTGAAGAATTGTATGAACTTACCGATGCTATTTCAGCGGAAGACTGGAAAGGCATTAAAGAGGAGTTGGGTGACCTTTTCCTGCATCTCGTATTTTATGCAAAAATTGGTGCGGAGCAGCAGCAATTTACGTTGGAAGATGTACTGGCCGGGATCAATGAAAAGCTGATCAGCCGGCATCCGCATATTTATGGCGATGTTGTGGTAAAGGATGAAGATGACGTGAAAAGGAACTGGGAACAGCTTAAATTGAAAGAAGGCAAAAAATCGGTACTCAGTGGGGTGCCCAAATCGTTACCTGCCATAGTAAAAGCTATGCGTTTACAGGAAAAGGCCAGGCAGGTGGGATTTGAATGGGATAATGCCACCCAGGTCTGGGATAAAGTCCAGGAAGAGATGGCGGAATTGCAGGAAGCAGTTGCCGCTGGGAATGCAGACAGTATGGAAGATGAGTTTGGTGACCTGGTCTTTTCCCTGATCAATTATGCACGGTTTTTGCAGTTGGATGCGGAACATTCCCTTGAACGGACCAATAAAAAATTTATCTGGCGTTTTACCCAGATGGAAGCCCGCGCAACAGCCAAAGGCCTGCAACTGCAGGATATGAGTCTCGCTGAAATGGATGCCCTATGGAATGAAATAAAAGCCGAAAAGTCAGCACATTGA
- a CDS encoding GH3 auxin-responsive promoter family protein, with translation MKFKSFLAKPFAAYVVKQVKRSMQNAVADQDAIFRDLLKVGVTTQFGKDHHFSDIKTIADYRQAVPVRDYEAFKPYIDQVKEGKHNVLWKGQPLYFAKTSGTTSGVKYIPISKDSMPNHFNTGRNAVLCNLAEIGNPRVFDGKMIFLSGSPELERVGGVPTGRLSGIINHQIPSYLRTNQLPSYETNCIEDWESKLDKIVEETINRNMTLISGIPPWMQMYFDRLIEVSGKKVGTLFPDFSVLVHGGVNFEPYKAKLFDSIGRKVAAIETFPASEGFFAFQDSQHTEGLLLNTNSGIFFEFVPIAEVFSEKPTRLNLNEVKTGENYALIINSNAGLWSYNIGDTVKFVSTDPYRIVVSGRIKHFISAFGEHVIGEEVEFSLMKAAAESGVKITEFTVAPMIAGGKGKSYHEWLIEFDQQPENMDHFAGLVDQNLRQKNIYYDDLITGNILLPLKIRSIKKNGFIDYMKSVGRLGGQNKVPRLSNDRSLAGALEPWVE, from the coding sequence ATGAAATTCAAGTCTTTTTTGGCAAAACCCTTTGCAGCCTATGTAGTGAAACAGGTTAAAAGGTCCATGCAGAACGCGGTTGCCGACCAGGATGCGATCTTTCGCGACCTGTTAAAAGTAGGAGTGACCACCCAATTTGGTAAGGATCATCACTTTAGCGATATAAAAACAATTGCCGACTACCGGCAGGCCGTTCCTGTGCGGGATTATGAGGCCTTCAAGCCTTATATAGACCAGGTGAAGGAAGGCAAACACAACGTCCTTTGGAAGGGGCAGCCCCTGTATTTTGCCAAAACCTCGGGAACCACAAGTGGCGTAAAGTATATCCCTATTTCAAAGGATTCCATGCCCAATCATTTTAATACCGGCCGGAATGCTGTGCTGTGTAACCTCGCCGAAATCGGCAATCCCAGGGTATTTGACGGTAAAATGATCTTTTTATCTGGTTCGCCAGAGCTGGAGAGAGTAGGCGGGGTACCAACCGGACGGTTAAGTGGCATCATCAATCACCAGATACCTTCTTACCTGCGCACCAACCAGTTGCCTTCCTATGAAACGAATTGTATTGAGGACTGGGAATCCAAGCTGGACAAAATTGTGGAAGAGACCATTAACCGGAATATGACCCTCATCAGCGGTATTCCACCCTGGATGCAAATGTATTTTGATCGCCTAATAGAGGTAAGTGGTAAAAAAGTAGGCACCCTGTTCCCTGATTTTTCCGTGTTGGTGCATGGGGGTGTGAATTTTGAGCCCTACAAAGCCAAATTATTTGACAGCATTGGCCGGAAAGTAGCGGCGATCGAAACCTTTCCGGCATCCGAAGGATTTTTTGCTTTCCAGGACTCCCAGCATACCGAAGGTTTGTTATTGAATACAAATAGCGGGATATTTTTCGAGTTTGTGCCAATTGCTGAAGTGTTCTCTGAAAAACCCACGCGGCTGAACCTGAATGAGGTGAAAACCGGGGAGAATTATGCCTTGATTATTAATAGTAATGCCGGACTATGGAGTTATAATATTGGCGATACCGTGAAATTTGTATCAACTGACCCTTACCGGATTGTAGTTTCGGGCCGTATCAAACATTTTATCTCAGCCTTTGGCGAACACGTGATCGGTGAAGAAGTGGAGTTTAGCCTTATGAAGGCCGCGGCTGAGTCAGGAGTAAAGATTACTGAATTCACAGTGGCACCAATGATAGCCGGCGGTAAAGGAAAATCCTACCATGAATGGCTGATCGAATTTGACCAGCAGCCGGAGAATATGGATCATTTTGCCGGGTTGGTGGACCAGAATCTCAGGCAGAAGAATATTTATTATGATGACCTCATAACCGGTAATATTTTATTGCCGCTGAAGATCAGGTCCATCAAAAAGAATGGTTTTATAGATTATATGAAAAGTGTGGGCAGGTTGGGTGGACAAAATAAAGTGCCGCGATTAAGCAATGACCGGAGCCTCGCGGGGGCCTTGGAGCCCTGGGTAGAGTGA
- the rplU gene encoding 50S ribosomal protein L21: MFAVVKIAGQQFKVEKDQTLYVPQLSGNAGDKVEFAEVLLVDNNGSLSAGDAVKAVVKAEIVDHLQGDKVIAFKMKRRKGFRKKLGHRKHFTKIKINEIA; the protein is encoded by the coding sequence ATGTTTGCAGTAGTTAAAATAGCCGGACAGCAATTCAAGGTGGAAAAAGACCAAACCTTGTACGTTCCTCAATTGTCAGGAAACGCCGGCGATAAAGTAGAATTTGCTGAAGTATTGCTGGTAGATAACAATGGAAGCCTCAGTGCAGGTGACGCGGTTAAAGCTGTTGTAAAAGCTGAGATCGTTGACCACCTCCAGGGTGACAAAGTGATCGCCTTCAAAATGAAAAGAAGAAAAGGCTTTCGCAAAAAACTAGGTCACAGAAAGCATTTTACCAAAATCAAGATCAACGAAATCGCATAA
- the rpmA gene encoding 50S ribosomal protein L27, with translation MAHKKGEGSVKNGRDSQSKRLGVKIFGGQPAIAGNIIVRQRGTEYHPGKNVSVGRDFTLFALTDGVVEFRKTKGDKTIVSVAAVEVVA, from the coding sequence ATGGCACACAAAAAAGGTGAAGGTAGTGTTAAGAACGGTCGCGACTCGCAAAGCAAGCGCCTCGGTGTAAAAATCTTTGGTGGTCAACCTGCAATCGCTGGCAATATCATCGTTCGTCAACGCGGAACAGAATATCATCCTGGTAAAAATGTAAGCGTGGGAAGGGATTTCACACTGTTTGCATTAACTGATGGAGTTGTAGAATTCAGGAAAACCAAAGGCGATAAAACTATCGTTTCTGTTGCAGCTGTTGAAGTTGTTGCTTAA
- a CDS encoding ROK family protein, with translation MLIGVDLGGTNARAALVDKGRIIETYQQKLSDKYSLEGTLEQLFSIIAPLTQYNIKGIGVGVPSVVDAERGIVYDVVNIPSWIKVELKQILQDKFNLPVFINNDVNCLALGEQQYGQASPYENFVAIGIGTGLGAAIVIDRKLYSGMLCGSGEIGYIPYLDKNLEFYSSGMYFETFSTSAQAAYLAALSGDAVALGIWNQYGYHLGQVMKVIMYTYAPEAILVGGGISNAFPFFESSMHQSLADFVFPKMLKKVKILRSNLENIAILGAAALVPL, from the coding sequence ATGTTAATCGGTGTTGATCTGGGCGGCACAAATGCAAGGGCTGCACTGGTAGATAAAGGGCGGATCATTGAAACCTACCAGCAAAAACTTTCTGATAAATATTCCCTTGAGGGCACGCTTGAGCAACTGTTTTCCATTATTGCTCCGCTTACACAATATAATATAAAGGGTATTGGTGTGGGGGTCCCTTCAGTGGTTGACGCAGAAAGAGGGATTGTGTACGATGTTGTCAATATTCCGTCATGGATAAAGGTTGAATTAAAACAGATCCTTCAGGATAAGTTTAACCTGCCTGTATTTATTAATAACGATGTCAATTGCCTTGCCCTTGGCGAGCAGCAGTATGGCCAGGCGTCACCTTACGAAAATTTTGTTGCGATCGGAATAGGTACCGGACTGGGTGCGGCCATCGTTATTGACCGCAAGCTCTATTCCGGCATGCTTTGCGGTTCGGGTGAAATCGGTTATATCCCTTACCTGGATAAGAACCTTGAGTTTTATTCCAGCGGTATGTATTTTGAAACTTTTTCAACTTCAGCCCAGGCGGCTTACCTGGCTGCATTATCCGGCGACGCAGTTGCATTGGGTATTTGGAATCAATATGGGTACCATCTCGGCCAGGTGATGAAAGTGATAATGTATACCTACGCCCCTGAAGCCATCCTGGTTGGCGGCGGTATTTCCAATGCCTTTCCTTTTTTTGAATCGTCCATGCACCAGAGTCTGGCGGATTTTGTTTTCCCAAAAATGCTGAAGAAGGTGAAAATACTCCGGTCAAATCTTGAAAATATTGCCATACTTGGCGCCGCTGCATTGGTACCCCTTTAG